In the genome of Mauremys mutica isolate MM-2020 ecotype Southern chromosome 8, ASM2049712v1, whole genome shotgun sequence, one region contains:
- the LOC123376141 gene encoding transmembrane protein 69-like isoform X2 gives MFHLVQRCCSHIPLKLQKLTLHRLLQYGRNKTICSSPLGLPLQRVLSRPSRPQLFSQASACGTKAQGFHCSLRCLNEKKPEDPEPQLGLLRHMRSLKDSPKPASYLGLAGLIPFVSVPLIMAVQQTYDPELAFAQITYGATIVSFLGGVRWGFALPENSPATPDWMNLGSSIVPPLLAWFAILFKEDLTQAAIMVIFGLGVALHCDLAFLPTYPSWFKGLRVLLTVVAVFSLVATLGLRDVFPEKQLSNSASKSK, from the coding sequence CTCCAGAAGCTTACCCTTCACAGACTACTACAGTATGGCAGGAATAAGACCATTTGTTCTTCTCCTCTCGGTCTCCctctgcaaagagttctttcccGGCCATCAAGACCTCAGCTCTTCAGCCAGGCCTCAGCCTGTGGAACCAAGGCCCAGGGATTCCATTGCTCCCTCCGCTGCTTAAATGAAAAGAAACCAGAAgatcctgaaccccaactggggCTTCTGCGCCATATGAGGTCACTAAAGGACTCACCAAAGCCTGCCTCTTACCTGGGCCTTGCAGGGTTGATTCCATTTGTTTCAGTGCCACTGATAATGGCTGTCCAACAGACCTACGACCCCGAGTTGGCATTTGCTCAAATTACATATGGGGCCACTATAGTCTCTTTTCTAGGAGGAGTCAGGTGGGGATTTGCTCTCCCAGAAAATAGCCCAGCCACTCCTGATTGGATGAACTTAGGGAGCAGTATAGTGCCCCCTTTATTAGCCTGGTTTGCCATACTTTTTAAAGAGGACCTCACTCAAGCTGCAATCATGGTGATATTTGGTTTAGGGGTAGCATTGCATTGTGACCTTGCTTTTCTTCCTACTTATCCAAGCTGGTTTAAAGGCCTAAGGGTATTACTAACAGTGGTGGCAGTATTTTCATTGGTAGCCACCTTGGGACTTAGGGATGTTTTTCCAGAGAAGCAGCTAAGTAACAGTGCAAGTAAAAGTAAATGA